A DNA window from Mya arenaria isolate MELC-2E11 chromosome 17, ASM2691426v1 contains the following coding sequences:
- the LOC128222885 gene encoding uncharacterized protein LOC128222885 yields the protein MNPYVNGGLALVVLAEVLAILSTALPYWFQVSVVNEEVTNAGLFEACGSQPGIGSICVAYGGQVQFGSDIGEPVWLKAAQAMMILSVIAHAGGIVLAGMYAIKVRDWLTLIAASTATTSAGVVFGLIGTVIAGIKFSTLIPPEARAVAVGSLHAAFGLGVVAIIIGTAAAIVLAVAWRRRVF from the exons ATGAATCCATATGTGAATGGCGGCTTGGCGCTTGTGGTTTTAGCGGAAGTTTTGGCGATCCTGAGCACGGCGCTGCCCTATTGGTTCCAGGTATCCGTGGTAAATGAAGAGGTGACTAATGCAGGTCTGTTTGAGGCCTGCGGTTCACAGCCGGGAATAGGATCGATATGTGTGGCGTACGGGGGTCAGGTCCAATTTGGGTCAGATATAG GGGAACCCGTATGGCTGAAGGCTGCCCAGGCTATGATGATCCTGTCAGTGATTGCCCATGCCGGCGGCATTGTCCTGGCTGGCATGTACGCCATCAAAGTCCGAGACTGGCTCACCTTAATTGCAGCGTCCACCGCCACAACTTCGGCTGGGG TGGTATTTGGGCTTATCGGAACAGTGATTGCGGGAATCAAGTTTAGCACATTGATCCCTCCTGAAGCCCGTGCAGTAGCAGTCGGAAGCCTTCACGCCGCCTTCGGTCTAGGGGTCGTCGCCATCATCATCGGTACCGCTGCCGCCATTGTCCTGGCAGTCGCGTGGAGACGCCGTGTCTTCTGA